In the genome of Aythya fuligula isolate bAytFul2 chromosome 23, bAytFul2.pri, whole genome shotgun sequence, the window ACTGCGTGGCGGCCAGGCTGTCCTCCAAGAAGCCCAGCAAGTTGCCAATGCTGCCCTTCTGCACAGCAATCGCTCTTGCTGCCAGGCTGTCCCCCTGTGCCAAGTTGGCCAGTAGTACCACAGCCATCTCTCGACACACCGGGTTCTTTCTGTCACTAAGGAAACGCACCATGGTGCTGTACAGCTTCTCCAAGCGACTGAAGGGGGGAGTTGCAAGAATCAAATCCACATTGTTGTCCTGGATGCTGAGTTTGCTGAGTGTTTCCAAAACCAGTCTCTGAGGGGAGAGGACAGCATTTGGCCCCAGCGTTGGAAAGGGATCCTGGGCCTCTGCTGACGGACAGACCGCCCAGTGGAGGAGTCCATCCAGGATAGGCAAACAGATGCTTTCTGGGTAAGGGGAGAGGTCCAGCTGGCCAGAAATGTTGGCCAACGTGACCAGTGTGTTTTCACGCAGCATCTCCAAGCAGTCCCACCACCACTCCACCTTGTTGCAGCTCACCCCTTggtcctgctcctcctctttctcaTAGGTCAGGGGTGCCTGCTTGCGCTCTGGATGCTTGTGGTGTAAGAGAATCAGTTTCCCTAGAATCAGCAGCAGCCCGGGGTGTTTAGACATTTCAAAGTCATTGCCCGGCACAAACGATAAACTCCTGATGATATTAGAGACACAGATGCAGCGCTTCGCCAGAGAGTCCTGCCAGTCTAGGAGGGTGCAGAGAGGTGTCTCGTCTTTACTGTGAGGTTCGTCCTCcagaatttttatatttctgtggCTCTGAGCTGGACTAATGCCGAATGGAAACTTGCTGCTTTCCTTCGCAGTTTCTGAAGCTTTgacctcttcctcctcccctgaCAGGGAGCCCGGACGCGCCGAAAGCATGTCGTCCATGGTGGCAGTTATCCTCTTCTCCGAGGAGCTGTCAGATGGAAGGGTCTCTCCTTCCCTAGTGCTCAGATTGCTCTCAGCTGCTGAACGTTTCCTCAAGACAGAGTTGCAGGAAGCTCGTTTGTGAGTCAAAGGTAGCTCCATCTTGCTCTCAAAGTGGGTCTGAATGTGCTCGGTGGTATCTCCGCCACCGATCCGCCAGTGCAGCAGTCCACTGTCGAACTCCTGCACTCGCCCCAGCTTGTCTGAATAATCTACCACAAACGGGTCATTTTTCTGCACGACCTTGACTGGAAGCTTGTCGAATTTACTAACTAGTTTCTCCTCGCTGCTCTCTAGAGGTACTTTGTCCTTGCCTGAAAACgcagcctcctcctcttcctcatcctcttcctcctcctcacagtTCAGGCTCCGTGGTTCGTCatcctcctccccttcttcaTGAGAGGAAGATGAAGATCTGCAGAACCTTTCGGGATCTAATAGTGTTCTTTGCCCTGGGTCTCCCACCTCGTATTCCTTCAGGATTCCAAAGATCTCAATCAGGCAGCGCCGGAAATACTCCACCAAGAGTTCCAGCAAGCCTGGCAGCtacaagggaggaaaaaaacaagaggggaaggaaggaagggaacagTGATCAGAAAATAACATGGGCCAATATGAGCAACTGGGAAAGCAGTTCATAAAGGGCAAAGAATTTAAGCGGCACTGTTAATTAACGGGATCTTTTCATGCTGGCAAGTAAACTATTTGCAAAAGAGAGCCTTCCATCCTCTGAGAAAAGAACAATGGGAAAACAGACACTGACTGTCAGTATCCAACCCGTCCAACTCCACACACACATACCTGTGCAAACAAACGTGGCTCTTGGTTCCCTTTCCTCTCTGGTTAATACACAGGAAGGAGAAGGGCAGTGCACTAAGCAAAAGAGCCTTTAGGGGACTGTAGAATGGTTTCTACGACAGCCACATTTGGCAACGTGGCCACTAACAGACAGGCTGGGCCTCCAGACTGGCACCCAAGGCCTTGCTGTGCACTGACCCAGAGGGAAAGACAGAGCTGGAGGGGAAGTCATGAACACCAGAACATAAAACCTCCAGCCCTTCACAGTGACCTTGCTACAAAGCCCATTTTGGCCTCCCCacccttcttccctttctgttttagAGGAATATTCCCCTCTGTGTTAGAGGCAATGTGTCTCACCAGAGAGGAGACAGCATGCACTTGCATGCcaacaaaatgtaaatacacAGGGCAGTGAGTAACCAGCACACAGCTCCCTGGACCTGGAGCACTCTTCAGACCTCCACAGGTAGAGGGACACCTGGGAATATGGTCCTACAAGGGCACAAGCTGCTCTTTGCTATCTCATTGACAGAAAACTGTACCAAATTAGCACTTCAAAGACCTGCATCAGAGAGCATCTGCACCCACCTGGCTGAGGTTGAAGGTCATTATGCTGTTGTCATCATAGAGCAGGATGTTTATGGTATCTAAGGCCCACGTACTTTCAGCTAGCAGCCCGGACTTCAGAGACATCATCACTCTCCAGGCTTCAGGAGTTCCTGTAATATAAACACACGATACTTCCAGCTCCtggagtttaaaaacaaaaaggagataCTTGATACTGCTTTCTGGTCCCACGAAGAGCAGAGCCCGCTTAAGATGTTGTGCAGACTGTATGCAAAAGCAACCTCTCTGCAGACAACGCCGAGCACAAACATTATGTCTGATAACACAACTAACTTGCAATGCACACCCTGTACAAAGCCAGCAGAGCCCTACCGTTTGGCAGTGCTACACCAGAGAGTAACGGCAGCACCCAGCCTTTGATGGgcacaagcagaaaagcaggagTTTCCTCTTACCAATATCTTTTGCTGTCAGCCGCCTCCTTTGCTTCAGTACAGGTTGCGTAGCTTCTACTGATCCCGGAGGGAAGGTGATGTCTCGTCGGATCATGGGAGGCTGTACAGCTGCTGGTGTTATATGCGAGGCCGGGACTGGTGGTCCTGCCTTCTGCATTTTCATCCCCGAGTGCAGGAATGGAGATTTACTGGGAGAAGTGCGATTCTCCAGAGGTCTGggcagaggtgctgggctggaTACCTGAGGAATGTGATTCTGCATGCTAGGAGGGGTCTGGTAGTTAGACTGAGGGGGCCTGGTCATCGGGGGCACGGGGGCAGAGGGACCGTAAGGAGGTTGCCGGTTCCCGTGGGAGGACCACGGTCCCTCGTGGTTTACCCTCTGTTCTGAATGCAGAATTTCATCTGTTCGAGTCACTCCGTGATAAGCAGGCCCCTGGGGCGCAGAGCCGGTGCTCTGCCGATTTGGATAGCTGTACCCTATTTCGTTGCGCCCTTGCCACATGGCGCCTTGCTGGGGGCCCTCTGGAGCAGACTGGATGGGGCCACCCATCATCTGAGGAGGCATGTTTTGCTGAGCATTGGAGCCCGGGGGAGCTGAGACCCTGTCTCTGCCAAATTGGAATGGGAACTGGTTCTGTGGCCCTCCGGCAGATCGGCGGTCAGCAGCAGGGTATGTACTCCCATACTGGTTATACAAGTCCTGCTGGGGAGACGGCTGCGCAGTTTGCTGCTGGCTCGGCTGCTGGgtctgtgctggaggcagctgctgctgcgtCTGCCCCTGCCCGGCGCTGTACGGGACGTTGTACATCTCCCCTTCGTGCCGCTTGGCGGGCGGGCCGTAGCTGCCATCCATCGGTCGCTTGTAGTTctaggtggaaaaagaaaaggcatcgACAAGGTGAGATTATCTAGGCAGAAATAGGCAACCTGAACTCGGTGGGTAGGAATGCTCAGAGCCAGGGGACCTGCTCCACAGCATCGCCTGTACGAGGGCAAGACTTGTCTCGTAGCTAGTTAGCCATATCCACTGCGAGTTGGATCAGTCTTTCAGTTTTACAAGCCAAGACCAATTCCTTGTGGCTGGCTGCGTAGTTTCCTTGTGGGTTCTACAGGGATGCCTCAAGGGCAGAAATCTGCCCACAGAAAGGACTTTCCTGTAGAAAAGACCGGGCTCCACCATACGTTCACCACAAACCATACTGTGTACAGGTATTTGTATCCTTTCAAGTCCAGGAATTTTATCAGACCCTCCATTTCTTAGAAAACGGATTTCTGCTGAAGTATCAAACAAGATACGTTAAAAACTGTTGTActtcctgcttcttcctttcctgtagATTTCAAAACATGCCAACGAAAGGAGCAAGAACTATTCTCCCCCCTGCTTCTTTTAAgtgcaaaaagagaaagcagtcaATTGCtgagacaaaattaaaatccaCGATCTCTCTTGCCTCCAAGGATCTGTGCTCTGTTATACAGTCAACTCAGCAGCTCTACTGTCATGACTGGCTTCAGATGGAGCTCTAGGGCTTCAAAGATGACAAGTACCAGAGTAACTCGAACTCTTGGCTCACAGCCCCATGGCTCTGGTTGCAGAGCCAAACTGCAGAGCAGTTGGAATTATTCTTAGCACAGCTCTGCAAGTGCCCTCTCTATACTCTCCTAAACTAGAGGGCTCGAAATTATCATGAAAACATTATGGGTCTTGGCACTGACACCAACAGCAAGTCATATATAAGGATTAAGGAAAGAGATACACATTCATTCAAACTCTGCCCTGAAAAAAAGTTGATAGTTTTGaggaaaacaagtaaaaagCAGTGGGGCACTGCAGGTGTGCAGGCAGGCCCAGAGCCTTTATCTGCAGGCTCAGTGAAGTAGAGACAAAAAAATCCTGGGTTGCCCAGAATGATGAAACATCTATTCCTAAAAAGTTCATTTCATCACTTTCACCAAGAAGCGTTGCAGAAACAGTATGGGACTCAGACACTTCTAGAGGAGCCCAGTAAAGCTTCCTGATCTCCCGTTCCCTGACCAGAGCATGCACATCTACGAACTAGCTGTATTCTCACAATACATGTATTCCATTTTCCTAACGCAACACTGGAAACGCTAATTAAAACGTCCTTTAACCTATTTGGAAACTGGCAAGAAAGCCTCCTGTACAAGGTTCTTAATTCTGTCCAACACCTACACATTTATAAAGCAAACAGCATAGAGTTTTCATCACCCTCCTTTTATCCACTTTGCACATATAAAACTCCTCGTTTCTGGTAACCTacctgctgttgctgttgaTACATGGTAGTTTGCTGGCTAGGGAAGGGGCTGCCCGAGGATGTGCCTTGAGAGGAGAATTGATTGCCATAGGAATCATGTCtagagaaggaagagatgcgttatttttctcatcagaTACACGCTTCACTTTCAGTCTCAGAGCTCTTGAACTGGGAAGAGCTGTTTGTGGCAacaccccacacacacctttgctgctgctgttgctgctgcgGGTAGCGGCTGGGAGAATACATCCCCGATTCCGGGGTGGAAGGCATGATGTTTGGCTGTGGAGTTCCAGCTGCTAAGTTGCCCTCAGGTCCCATGCCAGGCTCCGTCCTAcatggaaacaaacagaagaaaaccatACGTCTGCTTAGATTCACCTCAATTGAAAAAGGATGGTCAGAAAAGTCACAGTAGCAATTACAAAGTAATCGTTTCATGTGAGTCAAGCAAGTCAGGATTTCCCTGGGTTCAAGTACCCACCTCACTCTGTCGTAAGGACCTCCGTAGGGATAGTGTGGCCGCTGTCCCATGGCCATGTTACCCATCCCTGGACCTGCAGCACGATTGTAAGGGTCACCCATACCACTGTTGGGGCCCTGCCCTGAGGACATGAAGGGATCGCTTCCTGGAGCTGAAAGATTGAAAGAAGGATCGATAAACATGTTAATCTCTGCAATAGAGAGATGCATCCCTTCTTTTGTGGAAGAAGGGCAAGCAGAAGGCTCCCACAGCACATTCCAGCATTCAGCCAGATTCAGGCATTAGTGCTCGTGGAGAGAAGGGAGAGCAGCACACGTGGACTTCCTCACCTTTCCTCATACTGCTGTAAGGATCTTTATTTGGCTCATAAGACATGCGACCCATCATGTCAGAGGTATTCATGCTGGGCTGGTACCCTGGATTTGGAGTCATGGAGTTCCGCTTCTGGAACGTGGGATCACTGCCATCTGTAAAGGCATCCTGAAGGCCCACCGAGTTACTCCtgattgaaaaaacaaacaacacacatcAGAACACACAGGACTATAGAGATCCACAATGCTTCAAGATTCTTCCCCCCACACATTCCCTCTCAGTTGTTGGGTCCCCTAGAAGATCCGTGGTCATGCTCCTCCAACAGAGGCATGAAGAACTGCCCTTCTACAATACTATCCTCAGCCCCAGTCTCAAAGGCAATGATTATTCACACACAGAGTCAACACTGCTACTGTGAGCCATTAACAAAGAGCAAAGCCAAGGAGCCCCATCAAAGCAGGCACTTAAGGCTCCAGCCATCTGTGGTAGCGATGCTGAAGCAACCTCACGGTCACAGCTCGTGTCCAGCATGGTGGAAGAGGGTGCGGTGGTTTTGTACCTGATGCCTGGCAAAGGGGGCATCTGACTGTGTGGCGTAGATGCTGGAGTTGGTGGCTTCAAGTCTCCTCCTTCTGCcatggagctgctggtggaCTGAGGTGTCTGAGGCCCTTGCATCGAGCCTGAACCCGCTGCAAGAACAGAAACGTGGtgtgagcagctctgcacccTACAGATGTAACCCAGAACCTCCCAGAATATCAGCCTCTAGAACAGTGAATAGTCCTTGAAGAAGGAGATATGAAACATGGCCAAAAAACTTCAAGGAGTTCAATGCTTACAAGGACACGGTGGGCCAGACCTCCCAGAAGAACCCCGTATAGTAATGTAAAGCTGAGGACATGTTAGTATGTATCACTACTtcactttgttcctttttaCACACCACCACATCACCCTGTCACTGTGCTGAGCTGCCCAAGCTCTCCAGCTTCAAAGGCTGAGGCTCTACAGTGTGGTAGGGAACGCATTGCTTCTTGCCAAGGGACAACCCTTGACCCCTCACCATCACATTCTCTTTCTACCCAAGGGAAGGCGGGTTTGAGCCCTCTCCTGTGATACTTCCAATCTTTGCAAGCGATGGGAACTGCAGGACTGCTGCTGAAGTCACTGTAACTATAACAAGGCTCCTCTGTCTGCTCTGCCCTTGGACTGGGGTTAGCTCATGCAGGTGAATTCGAGCACCACTCCCAAGGATTCCTGGAACAGGGAATGCCGGAGATGCCGGATCTTTCACCGAATGCCGAAACCTGCCCAGCAAGTTCCCCGGCTCGGAGGGGTTGCTCTACGCTCCGGTAAGCTTTCATCAAAACTCCACTAAGCTTTCATCAAAACTCTCGGCCATGGCGTGTAATCCAGCAGTGCCGGAGCTccaggagctctgctctgcccctggATCCCTGTGACAGTGGCAGCTCTCAGGTTTATACGCTCCTGGCAGCTGGCAAGAGCTGAACTCTTAATTAATGTTTCCATTAGTTACCATCCCCAGCACCCGATATCCCTCAGcttcagccctgctggctgATGACTCATTTCAGCTATTCATTAAAATCCTCCGAGGTCACGTCCAGGGCATGTTTGTTTACACCCCACCTTCCTGGCACCCTGTCCTCCTTCTCGGCGACTCCCTCCCAGCCCGGGGAGGTCTCGGCAGAAGGAAGGGCAGAGGCAGGCCCAGCGGGGAGTTTCATTCATGAGCTCTCCCCGCCGCCCTCCTTCCCTCGGCGGCAGCGGTTCAGTTCCGCTCGCTTCCCCCAGGAATTCGCTGCTCGTCTCCGCGCCGCCTTACAAATGCTGGCATCGGCAGGAAGAGGCCCCGAGACATTCCCTGCGTCGCTGCCATTTGGTGTTTGTCCCCACCCCCCGCTGTCCCTCCCACTCACAAATTTACACACGGTTGGAGCCGGGCCAGCTCCGTGCTCTGGGAATTAAAACCCAACGGCAGGCTGATTACGCCTCCCCGGGGACACGCTGCAGTTTGCGAGCGGGAACCCAAGATGGTTCATGGCAAACCCATGCTGAGTGCCCACAAGGCAATCCCCAGTCCACTTCAGAGGCCTTTCTGtaaacacttttgttttctgagggtTGTGAACGCCGCCTGCATGGAAAGCGGCTGGGTCGCTAGGAGCGCAGCCCGGACCAGTGGCCAGCAGGGCCTGCAGATCCTCTACGGCCACCACAAGCGGGCTGTGCACAACCACGTGGCATCACCTCCACCATTCACCAACTTctgaaaagttcatttttatggAATAGGATCAAACGAAGCGTAAACCAACAGGTTATGAAGTCTGCAAGGAAAGCAAAGTCACCCACGTCAGCATGGGATGACGGAGACCCTCAGCCAAATGATGGGATTCCAGAACGCACCACTTCTGGCACTTATTTTTCAAACAGGGAAGTTATCCCCCAGGAATGGGAACTCCTCTCCCCGTGCAAGTCTGGAGGATGCTGCTCAAAGAGCCTCAGGCACCCCTGAAGAGCTGTGCCCACTGGGACTCATTGTTTTGGGACAGCTCTTAAGCCTGGAGCTAAGGATGGGAGAGCCCTTTGAGCTGTGCCCTTCATCCTCGTTCCTGCTAATCCAGGGGGgcaagagagaagaagaaaaggaaaacgaAAGAGGAGCTAAATGATAAGGCTGAAAGGGTCACAGCAACCATGCTGCAGTGCTGTTTCTGCATACTCCTGGCTGCAGGAGTCTGGAGTAAGATAAGTGGTGAGAGCAGTTTAAAAAGGAAGTAGAGAACAGTCCTCACACAGGATGGACTCACAAACCGATGGACTAAGGCAACAGGGCTGCACAAACGTGCAGAGTTTGGGATAGCAACCCTGTGAATTCCTACTGCCAATGTGCTGAAGGTATCAGCTGTACCACAGCCCTAGAAGGCAAACTCAGGACTTGCACATACCACCACATtagctaataaataaataaataaaactgatgcACCATCTAATCCATTCTGACAGGCACCTAGTGCTGCAAGAAGTTTTTAGTGGCTTCCTAAACGTCTCAGACTCTCCAAATAAATTCCAAATGCTTTTAACTTCTTTGTTCCACTGCCTGGTATCtcagggggaaagaaagaggttTTGGAAAGAAAGTGGGGAGGGATTCGGGTTCTAGTTTAAGTGGAACTCAGACACCACTTTAGACAGAAGTTTAGTCTAATGACACAAAGtcattttctcttgcagaaTACACCAAGATTGAATCTACACTGGGACAGGTTTCCTGACTGGTAaaaagatattattattattattttaagaaaaactctGTAACCGAGAGGATAGATAGATATAGCTGTTAACAGTATATTTGGACAGGCACACTTTAAATCAAGGGCTTAACAAGGCTGAGACAACTGCAGTACAATCAAAAAAGGGTTCATTATTCCACTCCTCCAGAGCTAGACTAAGATGATGCCAAGCTTCAGCaccaaaaaggctttttttttcttccgaACATTACAGGAACTTCAAAGCAtcaaagtttttatttcacCTACATGAACAAGCTCCTGACCAGAAAAGGCATCTGAGAGTTTTACTTATAAGACAAGCTGGAAAACTGAAGCATAAGTGGTTGGCAAGTTCAGCAGCAATTCAAGCAACGATCTCAATGCAAATGAGACAAATGATCAGACCTTCCAAAGACCAAAGAGTACAGTGTGCACTGCTAgcccagtcttttttttttttttttttttttttttaaaaaaaaaaaaaacaaatctgaattgAACACTATGCTAAATATTCAGAAACTGGAGCACCCCACCAGATTTAAACAACAGCATCAGGATTAATGAATTATTAACTTTTTAGAAGTTCATTTTAAAGGGCTTAAATTCTAGAGCATTTAACTCATAACAGGCTTACAAAGCTCTCTGGGCACAAAGCCTCTGAAAGTCCTCAGTGTCTCctgctgaagacagaaagaagtaaTTCATGAGGAAGACGAGTGCACACCCACACCAACCATTTACTCCCAAGAAGGTAGAACTCACGTAATCAAAACAAGCACAACTTTTTCTAGAAGTTCCCAAAGCTAAGCAGAAACAACAAGGGATGCTGTTAGAGTAAGCAGAGAACACCTGGAAGATCTGACTCTAGACTTCTCTCTCCTTCGGATTCTTTTAAGGCTGCGATGGACTGGTAAGCTTAGatgtatatgtatgtttttcttcttcataagCCTAGTTACAGAGGTGGGACACAAAACTAAACTACCCCAACAGGCTCGACTTATACCCAGTATCATTAGCTCCCACATCACAAAAGTATTTAATCTACACATCCAGAGAACATCCAATTAAAAGCAGACACGGGGGCTTTGTGGAAGCTTGGAACCAGCCTGACCCACAGCACAAGGAGTCAGGCATGCAGTTCTAGAGACCTGGTTCAAACATTGATTTCACACCTTAAAGCAGTGTCCAAACTCACCTGGAGAAGGAGGCTGTATCTTAGTCTGAGACTTCTTTGAATCGGCAGCTGCAAAGATATCTGGAGGGGGGTCTTCACCTCGCTCAATCTTGCACTCAAAGGCATAGAGACACTGGATGTACTGCTTCTTCAAAGAACTAGCTGCACTGCTGGACGTGCCCACATTGAGATTTGTGGCTAACTCGCGccatttcttgtttttgttgacCTGCACAACCAAACAAGAGGCTCTAAACTCAAAATCCCAGCTACAGCTCCTCCAAGAATTTTTCTGGGGAGAAATCATCACTTGCCATCTAAAACAAAGGATTCAGTAAGGGCTAAGCAGAGCAGATACAGTTGcattcaaaaccaaaaactagTACCCTCTCTTCCTCACCtacagaaaacttttcaaaCAGGAAGGGATAACAACGAGTAGTAAATCAAATTAGCCATGAGGTCAGTTAACAGCCAGATGCAAAGACAAAGACAGTGTCACCAATCTTTGCAATGGATAAAGCTGGGAAAAAGAGCTCTTAAATTGAATCTCACCACAGACTGTTCTCAACCGGACAATGGGAGAGCAGACATTTGGCTCGCTTAGAGGATCCTGGGTTTTATaggcattattaaaaataaataaataaataaaagaaacagctaAATTGAAAGTCATGGTTTACATCTAGCTACGTAGTTAACTTAGAACTCTGCTGCCTATTGACTTGTGACTGTCAGGCAGTGGGCAGCTCTGAACACAAAGGTACTGTCATCACTGGTTGCTCTTCACTCACCTGAGTCAATCCTCCAATCTCCTTCACTGAGATGTAGAGCCGGTAAAGGTCCAAGGGTTTTCTGCCTACCGCTGGGAGGTTTGTCATGCCCATGGCCTTCTCTTCAGTGAAGGCCAGGTAACGATCTACCCAGATCTTCCTCTCAGGCTCGCCACCCAGCTCATAGAGTTTGGTGATCTTCTCATTGGTCGTAGTAGAGGAACTGGACTTCTAGGAGAAGGAAACATATCAGGACTGAGCAGCACAAAACCAGCTAGCTTATATCCAAGGTGGGTTCAAAAAGCAGCCAGGTAAGAGTGCAAGGTTCTGCTGTTATACTGAGAACAGTTTAATGTTAGACCCACACTTGTCTCAGATCAATGTCAGTCTAAAAGATGAGTATTACTCAACAAAGGTATCAAGAAACCAGCTGCTACCCAGGGAATTCACAGAGTATGTATCTTGAAAAAGCTTTCCAAATGCTGTAGAAACCAACCAAACCTCAGAGACTTCACATCTCTTCTCTGAGATCTCAGAGATCCTTTGTGGGCACATTTGCTCTAGATATACCTTTATGAGGAAACATCTAAGCCAACTGCAAATGAGACTCCCCATGGCTGTGCACTCTGCCATGGTGAATACTGCCCTCTGGTCAGCCTCTCCTCTTACCCAAGCAGTAGATGCCAGAATAAACTGACGCTGAAGACAGCAGAGgagtaaaaacaaacacaccccaaagaaaaataaaagattagaGGCAACTATTTAATGAATGCGTGTGAGGAGTCCCCCACAAAGACAGTcgctcttcccttccccatttACTGGCAGAAGTGCAGAAATCTCCAGCTACCCAGATGCGATGAGAGTTCCCGTATCACTTTGCTACTGATGGCACATCAGGATCCAGGAAGACCATCTGATATGGCATTAACGTATCCCACAAACATGGAATGTAAGTTTGCAGCTACCAAGCACAACTATTGCACCCTAGTTCCTACATGGCTGTGTAGGATCCATTGCATCGTCTTAGTGTCTATTACTAGGACTTGCTACCAGAAGTCCCACTGATTTTCTCTGGGCCAGATCTGAGATACCTACTAGAGAGCTTAAAGCCAGTCTTGATCTAAAAAGGGCATTACAGATGCTGACGCACCATCCTGAGCATTAAGTCAGCCAGCATGTTTATTAGGATGTCATAGGGCTAACACGTGACATTGGCTCTTTGGGGAAACAGTTTATGTCACAAATGGAAGTAAAATTAATATTCCTGAACTCAAGAGCACTACCTATGCCCTTCACGTTCTGGAGGGATGCCCATTAGCATGAGACGATTCTTGAACAGGGCAGGCCATGCAGACAGAGCAACCCTTAGTTACAGCTTCCAGCATCTTCTAGCCCGAGAGCGTTCAAGCCCTTGTTTCCCATAAACAGAAAGGCAGATGCCAGAACACATGAGCAGAAGGGAGAGACCCTCTGAACCTTCATGCAGGCTCCTGTTACAGGTGTTAAATTTGCAGAGCATGTATTTTCCTTGAGGTAGCAACAGAGGAGAGTAAAGGGTAAGAaacggcttttttttttttggtggttctTTTGAAACTGGTAGCagtaatgcaaagaaaaatactccTTGAAGAACTTGCTTGCCTCCTTCTGGCTTTAATAAAAGACTAGTAAGAGGTCTGTTTGTGAAACAACACGCTTCAGCGTGCCACCTCCCAGCTGAGAGGTGATAACTGACTCCAAGCCTACACCAGAAACAAACTCGGGTCTGTTTACACTGCTTTCACAGTTTCACTGGGACAGGTGATAATTCCTAGAACTACCCAGTTGTTTTGCAAGCGAGCTTGATTACTCGCAAAGGACTAGGAAACACTCCTGCAAGCCCTGGAAGGAATAGACACTCCCCTTCACTTCTGAACCGTTTATGAGTCACAGAAGTGGGATGCTCAACTGTTTGaaccttttaaataaatcctgaaGAACCTCTTGGAACCACTGGCACAGCTCAAGCA includes:
- the ARID1A gene encoding AT-rich interactive domain-containing protein 1A isoform X1; its protein translation is MAAQVAPAAASSLGAPAPAELKKAEAQQQQQQQRDCPPEEAGGEAAAERGGGGEKQAESEGPPGKELQDGAESNGGGAGAEADLKSSNGNPGPRPAAAAATLNNNLPEPPGGGGGGGSSDGVGAPQQQQQPPQQQQQQPPPSHPAALPPPAYGFGQPYGRGAQAAAAAAAAAAAAAAAFHQHGGQQSPGMAALQSGGLEQPYPGPTGAPAGPPPPQNSHGGAEHGFANHQYNSYYAAGRSAASYPPPPQAYALSSPRGSAQSSAGAKSPAAAAFQQQRFGVMGPSAAGGGAGGGGATPQPTATPTLNQLLTSPSSARGYQGYPGGDYSGGPQDGGAAAAAAAAAAAKGPAAADMVSQYGGGNSQGWAAAGGAPPRSHHAPMSPGSSSGSGQSLGRSQQPSSPMDQMGKMRPQPYGGNNPYTQQQGPQAGPQQGHGYPGQPYGPQTPQRYPMGMQSRTQSTMSSISYAQQIPPYGQQGPSAYGQQSQTPYYNQQSPHPQQQQPPYSQQPPSQTPHSQPSYQQQQQPQSQPPQLQTSQPAYSQQQSQPPHQQSPTPYPQQQSTAQQHQQSQPPYSQQQSQSPYQQQQQTQQTASSALSQQSSSYPQSQPQQQQSAYSQQRFPPPQELSQESFGSQASSAPSMASSKGQEDMNLNLQSRPSSLPDLSGSIDDLPMGTEGALSPGVSTSGISSSQGEQSNPAQSPFSPHTSPHLPGIRGPSPSPVGSPASVAQSRSGPLSPAAVPGNQMPPRPPSGQSDSIMHPSMNQSSIAQDRGYMQRNPQMPQYSSPQPGSALSPRQSSGGQMHAGMGPYQQNSMGSYGPQGGQYGPQGGYPRQPNYNAMSNANYPSPGMGGSMNPMGAGSQMHGQTGVPPYTGLPPGRMSHATMGNRPYGPNMANMPPQVGTGMCPPPGGMNRKAQEAAAAAMHAAANSIQNRPPGYPNMNQGGMMGTGPPYGQGINSMAGMINPQGPPYPMGGNMANNSAGMAASPEMMGLADVKLTPATKMNNKADGTPKAESKSKKSSSSTTTNEKITKLYELGGEPERKIWVDRYLAFTEEKAMGMTNLPAVGRKPLDLYRLYISVKEIGGLTQVNKNKKWRELATNLNVGTSSSAASSLKKQYIQCLYAFECKIERGEDPPPDIFAAADSKKSQTKIQPPSPAGSGSMQGPQTPQSTSSSMAEGGDLKPPTPASTPHSQMPPLPGIRSNSVGLQDAFTDGSDPTFQKRNSMTPNPGYQPSMNTSDMMGRMSYEPNKDPYSSMRKAPGSDPFMSSGQGPNSGMGDPYNRAAGPGMGNMAMGQRPHYPYGGPYDRVRTEPGMGPEGNLAAGTPQPNIMPSTPESGMYSPSRYPQQQQQQQRHDSYGNQFSSQGTSSGSPFPSQQTTMYQQQQQNYKRPMDGSYGPPAKRHEGEMYNVPYSAGQGQTQQQLPPAQTQQPSQQQTAQPSPQQDLYNQYGSTYPAADRRSAGGPQNQFPFQFGRDRVSAPPGSNAQQNMPPQMMGGPIQSAPEGPQQGAMWQGRNEIGYSYPNRQSTGSAPQGPAYHGVTRTDEILHSEQRVNHEGPWSSHGNRQPPYGPSAPVPPMTRPPQSNYQTPPSMQNHIPQVSSPAPLPRPLENRTSPSKSPFLHSGMKMQKAGPPVPASHITPAAVQPPMIRRDITFPPGSVEATQPVLKQRRRLTAKDIGTPEAWRVMMSLKSGLLAESTWALDTINILLYDDNSIMTFNLSQLPGLLELLVEYFRRCLIEIFGILKEYEVGDPGQRTLLDPERFCRSSSSSHEEGEEDDEPRSLNCEEEEEDEEEEEAAFSGKDKVPLESSEEKLVSKFDKLPVKVVQKNDPFVVDYSDKLGRVQEFDSGLLHWRIGGGDTTEHIQTHFESKMELPLTHKRASCNSVLRKRSAAESNLSTREGETLPSDSSSEKRITATMDDMLSARPGSLSGEEEEVKASETAKESSKFPFGISPAQSHRNIKILEDEPHSKDETPLCTLLDWQDSLAKRCICVSNIIRSLSFVPGNDFEMSKHPGLLLILGKLILLHHKHPERKQAPLTYEKEEEQDQGVSCNKVEWWWDCLEMLRENTLVTLANISGQLDLSPYPESICLPILDGLLHWAVCPSAEAQDPFPTLGPNAVLSPQRLVLETLSKLSIQDNNVDLILATPPFSRLEKLYSTMVRFLSDRKNPVCREMAVVLLANLAQGDSLAARAIAVQKGSIGNLLGFLEDSLAATQFQQSQAGLMHMQNPPFESTSVDMMRRAARALLALAKVDENHSEFTLYESRLLDISVSPLMNSLVSQVICDVLFLIGQS